The sequence below is a genomic window from Bacteroidia bacterium.
ATGGAGTAATTTTAGTTCGCCAGCATGAAAAAGCAAACTTTGAGATGATTTATTACAATGCAGATGGTAAGTTAGGCACAATGTGCGCTAACGGAGCAAGATGTGCAATTGTTTTTGCGAAAAAGTTAGGTTTAGTGGAAGATAGTGGCAGTTTTGTGCATGCAGGTACGACATATTCATTTAGAATTTTGTCCAATGATTTTATAGAACTTACCTTGCTAACTCAAAAACCTCCTATTCAACAATTACATAACGAAGTTACCTTTTTTGTTGACACAGGTTCGCCGCACTATGTTCAATTTGTTACCGATGTGGAAAATTATGATGTAGTAGGACAGGGTAAAAAAATTAGATATAGTCAAGCTTATCAGCCACATGGTACAAACGTAAATTTTGTACAGTTTTTAGATAAAGATAAAATTTACGTTCGTACCTATGAAAGAGGTGTAGAAAATGAAACTTTATCTTGTGGCACAGGTGTAGTAGCATCTGCCTTGTGTTTTTTAGAATTAAGCAAACAAAATCTTGAAGAAATTATTGTCAAAACCCTTGGAGGGATGCTTATAGTTCAGTTTTTGAAAGATGGAAGCATCAATTTAATAGGTCCTGCTATGAAAGTATTTGAGGGGCGAATTATTATTTAATTCTTTTGCCGTTTTCCATTTCAACTTCCTTTGAAAAAATAAAGCAAGCAATTTGTTTTTTGTTAGACTTTATTCTAACTTGCGAGCCGTTTGAAGTATGCGACTAAAAACGTTTTTACTTCTTGTTTTAATAGGGCTATTTGCATATACTGCTTTTGCAGATCAAGAACCTAAAAAAGAAAACGCCATGAAAGAAATGATTATGCACCACATTTTGGACAATTATGAGTATGATATTGTCCAGTGGGGGCACACACACGTAACTCTACCTCTACCTCGTATTATTTATAGTAGTGAAACAGGCTTAAAAATATTTCTACACACTCACGATGAAAATAAACTAAAAGAAATGGGCTTGCAGCTTGATGCGCATCGCCACGGTAAATTGCTCACAGCATCAGGTAATCCTGTTTTAGATTTTTCTATCACTAAAAATGTATTTTCTATGCTAATTGTTATGCTTTTGCTTACTTGGATAATGACTTCTGTGGCAAAAGCATATAAGCGCCGTGAAGGACAAGCGCCTAAGGGCTTACAATCTCTCATTGAACCTATTATCATTTTAGTGCGTGATGAAATTGTAAAACCTAACATTGGCGAAAAACATTACAAGAAATTTCTGCCTTATATGCTTACGGTTTTCTTTTTTATATGGCTCTCTAACCTTATAGGAATGCTACCCGCAGGACCTAACATTATGGGAAATATTGCCACTACTAGTGCATTAGCTTCTTTAACTCTTATTTTGGTCCTTTTCTTTTCCAAAAAAGACTATTGGATGCATCTTCTTTGGATGCCTGGTATTCCATTAGCTTTGCGCCCCTTGATGATTATTGTAGAATTGATTGGCTTTATTTCTAAACCTATCACACTTTTGATACGACTTTTTGCTAATATCACTGCGGGGCATGTTATGATTTTAGCTTTAATTGGTCTGATTTTCATGTTTGGAGCAAAAGGTGGATTGTTAGCAGGGCTAGGTACGTCTGTGGTAGCTACGGCATTCGTGCTTTTTGTTGATTTTCTTGAACTTTTAGTGGGCTTTTTACAAGCTGCGGTATTTACCATGCTTACTTGCATGTATATCGGAGATGCTATAGCTGAACACCATCATGAAGAAGCTCACCATTAAGCTGCCTTTAATCTTCAATTCTATATGTTATCAGTTATCTTAAATCTGCTGTTGGAAGCCGCTAATTTTGCACCTTTGGGTGCAGGATTGGGCGCGGGCTTAGCCGCCGTCGGTGCAGGCATTGGAATCGGAGGTGTAGGAGGTAGAGCAATGGAAGCTATTGCCCGCCAACCTAGTGAAGTAGGTTCTATCCGAAGCAACATGATCCT
It includes:
- the dapF gene encoding diaminopimelate epimerase yields the protein MLKALNDISFSKFQGTGNDFILIDNRERKDFEDTEELFKTLCHRKFGIGADGVILVRQHEKANFEMIYYNADGKLGTMCANGARCAIVFAKKLGLVEDSGSFVHAGTTYSFRILSNDFIELTLLTQKPPIQQLHNEVTFFVDTGSPHYVQFVTDVENYDVVGQGKKIRYSQAYQPHGTNVNFVQFLDKDKIYVRTYERGVENETLSCGTGVVASALCFLELSKQNLEEIIVKTLGGMLIVQFLKDGSINLIGPAMKVFEGRIII
- the atpE gene encoding ATP synthase F0 subunit C; the encoded protein is MLSVILNLLLEAANFAPLGAGLGAGLAAVGAGIGIGGVGGRAMEAIARQPSEVGSIRSNMILMAALVEGVALFGLVLCFILALA
- the atpB gene encoding F0F1 ATP synthase subunit A — translated: MRLKTFLLLVLIGLFAYTAFADQEPKKENAMKEMIMHHILDNYEYDIVQWGHTHVTLPLPRIIYSSETGLKIFLHTHDENKLKEMGLQLDAHRHGKLLTASGNPVLDFSITKNVFSMLIVMLLLTWIMTSVAKAYKRREGQAPKGLQSLIEPIIILVRDEIVKPNIGEKHYKKFLPYMLTVFFFIWLSNLIGMLPAGPNIMGNIATTSALASLTLILVLFFSKKDYWMHLLWMPGIPLALRPLMIIVELIGFISKPITLLIRLFANITAGHVMILALIGLIFMFGAKGGLLAGLGTSVVATAFVLFVDFLELLVGFLQAAVFTMLTCMYIGDAIAEHHHEEAHH